ACTTACAACACATGCACTTTGCATCCGCTCATGATGAATTATTGCTTTGTTTAAATGCCACTGTTTAGGGGAAGAACAATATGTGTATCCATTTTTCAGTTACTGCTTACAATAAGCTGTTTTTATGTGACTGAGGTGTTGATGCTTCAATAATTTGCCTCCAAAGTGTTTGATGTGTAGCCTTGCTACTTAGTGTTGTTTGTGCCGATTTGAAATTAAGGCTGATTAAACCATTTAAATCTGAGGCATtaagctgattttattttaaccatatacagtatgttgcaATGAAATCATTCATGCTGACTGTGAAGTATTTCATTTAAGCATCTCTGGCAGTTAGAGTAATAAATAATATGATGAAAaacctttttgtatttttccaaaTCATGACAATACATTATGTCCTACAAACTTTCAGCAGGAAAATTGGTTCAAAAAGACAGAACACAGAGTTAAGGAAACAGCGATGAGGTTCTCCGCCAGTACAACACATTAATCACATTATGCCTCGAGTCTTCTGACAACACGTTTGTCCCAGTTACGCTTCAGGCCTCAAGAGTTTTTGCAAAGCAGCCACGACAGTGGATCACTTGGTCATGCAGGAACATGGGGGTCGTCAAGTCTCCCAGGATCTtagcacacacaccacactgcaAAACATACTCCACATTAACACGACGTAATGACAAGAGCATGTTAGTCAATATATGGACAGAACAAACCTTTAAACAGTCAGCGTGGCAAGTCACCAGAGGTTCACTGagtgtgagcttcacatttCCATCAATTATCTGGTCACAAAAAGAACAAACCGCTTCGCCATTCCTGAGGTAGAGAAGGTGCAAAAAAGATCATCACCCCTTTTAATCTTAGTGAATGAACTTTGGATCTGTACTATAAAAATATGCACTGCTATTGACTTAAAGTGAGATTCCACCTGGTCTCTTTCAGAGTGTATGTGgactgctgctcctccctggGCTTTTGAAACATGTCGGTGCTATGAAAATAGTGATCAGCACACAGTAAGATTTCATAGTACAAGTCAAATCATGTGAacagtattaaatgaaaaacagtgaatGTGATGTTGTTCATTTGAATAAGAGCTGACTCACGTGTTTGTATCGTCAGACTGGTTTGGTTTTGACTCCTCTCCGTGGGATTGTTGTGTATCTTCCACAGGTTTAGGAGGAGCTTCGGGTGTGGATGGCTCCACATCTAATGCATCGATCAGTTCAATGGCTCTGTCAGAAAACTGAACTTCTCCACCTTCTGAAGCAGGTACGGGTTCAAGCGCATCCTCAATGCTCAACTCAATCACATGATCTGCTGCATTCTCAGGTGCTGGCTCAACACTTTGCTCCACAACAGTGTTATCAACAGGATGGACTTCACACTCAACTACTTCAGCTCTGATATTGAAAACTGATTCTGTTGGAGCTGCAGGCTCGACTTTAGACTCTACAGACTCGACTGCAGTTTCTGCAGCAGATTGAGTAGGCGATTCAGATACATCAAGGGCTGATTCCACAGTGCCTTGTAGAGAAGCCTCATCTCTTGGTGTTGCATTATTTACAGCAGGGGTCTCAGGTGAtgactccaccaccacctcagcCTCAACAGTTTCTTCTGAACTTTGTTCTGGAGGACATCTCTCACAGCCCTCCTCTGTAGTAGTTTCAGTAGCACACTGAGTGGGTGATTCAAATACAGATTCTACCAATAAGTCAGGGACTTGTTCCACACTGTTTTGGAGAGCAGCCTCTTCTCCTGGTGTTGAATGAATCACATCACTTGTATCAGATGATGATTCCACCACAACCACAGCTACAGCTTCAAAAATTTCTTCTGCAGCATGTTCTGGAGGATATTTCTTACAACTCCCCTCTGCAGGTTGTACATCCTCCAGTTGCGTTGCATTTGTTGGCTCTGTTTCGATTGAAGGTTCCTCTTCAGGtttcagttcagcctctgcaggGTCTTTACTCTGTTCTGTACCAGCCACATCAGAGGTTTCTAAAACAGGATCTTCCACATGAGCATCTGCAGAGGCCTTAGCCTCAGTGTGTTCTTCGTTTGACTGCTCAGCTGTTGTATCAGCATTTTCTCccttgttttctgctgctgtgttggCAACCGGTTGCTCATCTGGCTCTACATGAACATCTGCATAGACTTCAACAGCCTTCTCACCGTGCTCTACATTCAACTGGGCGACTGGTGTGTCAGCAGATTCTTCcttgttttctgcagctgtgttggcaacatttttttctggttgtGCCTCTCCAGAAAAAAGTTCCTCTGTGGGTGCTTGGGGCCTGTAACAGAGGAAGTCACTTATTACCAACTATATGGTAAAAAAGACATGAATAAAAATCGCAGCGCTCAGCATCTTTAAATTTAATAGTTGCATTTACAGTCAGTAGAGAGATGCGCTCATATACTAACTTTGTATTGTCTGTGGTCTCCACTGTTGACACCTCGGGCTGAGCATCTTTTTGGAGAGGAATAACTTCAATATTTGCCTGATTAGCTGAATCACTAAAGCAAGGAACAAAAAATAATGAACTTGCAATATCAGTACATCTGACATTAGCATTCGATGTTAGGTTTAAAAGTTCAGGCTTAATTGAGATTAATAATGCAAACCTTGAAACAAACGGGTCTGCAGAGGAGTGGTGTGTAGTTGCTCATGGtttacacagtttgttttcaatTAAAATTTCAATTAGAATTCTGCACATACATACCCTTCAGATGGAGAAGGCTGTGTCTTTTCGAGAGAAGAGCTCTGTGGAGAGTCTGTTGATCTACAATAAGAAGCAAGAGAGCCTTGGCATTTATAACCTTATAGCAGACTACAAAGCACTGCAAATTATTACTTGCTGATGAATTCCACACAACCAGTTAAAAATTTCATCAGCTTAAAGTTTCTTTATCTGAAAACTGCCATCAACGCCAAATGTCCCACATTAGGAGAATTTTAAACTTCAATGATGGATCTCAGATCTGATTTTCAGGTTTGTGCGAGGGATAAAGTAAATTTACAATATTAGAACAAGTAATTTGTCACTTTCACTTACGCAGTTTCAGAACATGACATTGACATtgcttcttttttaaatgtgagaGGTTGGTCTACAGCCTCCACCGAaaactgttcattttaaaaactgtgaccTGGATCAGTGGATGAGCTCAACCAATTACACACTGGTCTTAGGACAGCATATGAGCTGCATGGTACAGCTACTTTGACTGATGAAGCATAGCTGACAAATAGAGTCTCAAATGTCAACACAATGTATATCAACCATGTAAATATCACCAAACACTTTGCACTGAAGTGAGGGGGTGGAGCTATTTTCTTGAGCAAGGCATGTGAACCAGTTATATGGACGAGTCAGTTCAGTCCTAGTTTGTGCCTCTCATCTATTATGATTAATACTTGTTAATACTTGATATGCACATGAACTTGGACAAGAGCCAATTATGCATCTTGAAATTGATGTAACTCTtaatttgttgacatttttactGCAGATTGAAAGGTAATTCTCCACCCCTCAAAAACTGAAAGCAAAGAGTATCAAGTGTTTCTCTCATTATTCAGTGAAATGAACCAGTGATTCAAATTAACTGTCATGGTATCTACTGCTCACATTACGTATTGTCCTCAGAAATGACAATATACACAAGTGTCTTAATAGGTCAATGAGCTTTATCCCTATTAATCATAAACAAGTAAAAGTATATAAATGATTTCAAATGGTCTTTATCTAACTAGGTAAGATGGTGttgaataatatttttttaaaaaaaagctgttttggtATGATATAAATAacgttttggttgttttttgttttatttttttatctttgtggTGCAATGTATTGATTCCATCTGTATATCTGTAGAGTTGGACACTTATTTTGGTAACAGGAACTTTcgtacttttattttgaagacagCTTCACTAAACGTCCGGTTTAGTTCCGCTGTCTGTTGGCTTGTGGAGCAGCGTTTCTTGCtaggcaggaaaacacacagccaaAGTGAATTGTAACCGCGTAATTTCAACTTTGTGTAATGGACGGGCATGTAGCGGCGACTGCAGAGTAAACACTGCCGcatggtttgtgtttttaagcGTAACTTTGTCTCAAAAACCACCAGGTTTCACATTATTGTAACGTTAGTTTCCCAAACGGTGCGCGGCGTCACAATCAGGACGAGTTGCTTTTCTGTCCCCAACTAAAACTTAGTACGACGACTCCCCAAGACCAGTAAGTCAGTGGATATTTTACCAGCTTCTCTACACATAAGGACAGCTTCTTCTGTGACAGAGAGTACACCTACAATATTATCATTATAGTAGCTAAATGAGCCTGAAATTAAAGAGAGCAAAAAGATCGTTTTAGACCCTGTTTACTGATTTTCTACATCCAGGCAACGACTAAATCTAAATCAAACAATTCAAGTAAACCTGGACAAGATTAATATGGGAAATCGTATCAGTGAAACAGCctcttttgttttaataaattaaagtaaaaagaTGTGAGCAGGATCTAAACCGTTTAAGTAGTCTGCATTGCAGGTATTGAACATCTGGACCTAGGCATCACAAATAGAATAAATGTTTTACTGGTGTGAAACTGGTTTAATTGGTCCCAATACAGCTGATTTTGATCTGGATCTAGATTGTGTGGTCTGGATGGACAAAAATTAGCACAGAGGTTCTTAATGCCTGTTTGACAGCTTTGAGTGGTGtaacaacagagacacagtgaagaaacattaccattaagttttatttaaattcccCTTTAACTAGCAAAGCCGATGCCAACTTCAGCCTTGTGCATCCATCCATTTtgcaatgaaaatgaatgcTGGATGCAGAATGCCCTGTTATTCCGGTTCTTAAGCACAGCATCAGTAAGCCACAACTGATAAGACAGTCATCTTGTTAACAAAACTTGGATCAAAATGACGCAGTGACATAATCCTTTTGCAAGACAGGAAACGGGCCAGACAGAGCTGTGAGTGGTTTGTGGCTCATTGTTGGCAAAAATGAAAGTGTGGGCATTAGTTTGATTAAAAGATGTGGAAAATAGTTATTGGTTATATCTGGTTTTGTGAttgtaataatatatatttgGACTTATTTGTTATTCTCATACTGGTTTAATTCGTCATTCAggtctgtgtttcctgtgcatttcctagaaaaaaaatgccatcgAGAAACCATCTCGACAAAAttgggaggaagaagaagaagaaatggacagaggaGGCGATGGAACGCGCACTGATCGAAGTGAAGTCGGGGAGGTGCACGGTGAGACAGGCTGCCAAAGAGTTTGGAGTCCCTAAGTCTTCACTGGGAGACAGAGTCAGTGGACGGGTGACACCAGGGAGTCGCAGCGGGCCAGCTCAGCTCATAACATCTGCTGACGAGGAGCTGTTAGTGGAGTTCTCCTTATACATGTCCAAGCATGGATTCCCGCTTACTAAGCAGCAGCTGGTGTCCTTCGCCTCATCCATTTATAAGCGGCAGCATCGGAGGGTGGCATTTTCCAAACTGGGCCAGACCTGGTGGCTCAATTTTAGAAAACGGCAAGAAAATAATATTACCATTCAGCCAGCAGACAGTGTTGTCCGTGGGAGGACAGTATGTGTGAGGAAGGAAGCAGTGGATCAGTTTTTTCATTTACTGAGCACTGTCATGGACGCCCATGGGCTCAGAGACAAGCCTCACCAAATCTTCAACTGCAATGAGACAGGCTTTCAGCTGGGCAGGAAGAGGGTGATTCTCCCCAAACCTGCCAGTCTGGGCTACAAGCCAACGCCAGGCTTGAGGGACCACATCTCCGTCCTGGCTTGCTTTAACGCAGCTGGAGAGGACATTCCTCCATTTATTATCTACTCAAAGGCCTATCCAGGGGGTGTATGCTACAAAACACAAGGGCCACCAAATGCCCTCTATGGATGGTCAGACTCAGGATGTGTCAACTCTGACCTCTTCAAGAAATGGTTCCTCAAACATTTTCTTGTTCATGCACCGAAAGAGCGCCCACTGCTGCTGATTTTTGACGGCCACAAGTCGCCTGTGAACCTTGAGGTGGTGGAGGCAGCTCGTAAGGAGGACGTCGTCCTTCTGTGCCTTCCGCCTCATTGCTCTCACATCCTGCAGCCGCTCGACGCGGGCCTCTTTGTGCTCCTGAGGCAGCGTTTTGCTTCACTCATAGGCGATGACTGTGCCGCTGATTCGCACTTCGCAATAAGCAAGAAGAAGTTCTCAGGTGTATTTAAAGGGACTTATCAGTTAAcgaaggaagaggagggtgtTCGGATTGTCAAGGAAGGCTTTCAGAAATGTGGTATCTACCCACTGAACCACTTTGTCATCAACGAGGGTCATTTAATGCCATCACACAGCATGGACCCAGCAGCTGGACCCTCTTTGTCTGTATCAGCACAGGGAGTGCACACTGTAGGAGACCTCACAGCAGCTGGACCCTCTTTATCGGTATCAGCACAGGGAGTGCACACTGTAGGAGACCTCACAGCTGCTGGACCCTCCTTGTAGCTCATTAAGACAGTCAGCCATCAGTACCTCTGAGGAAAGAGTCTTCCAGCAGAGCGCTCTGTTTGTCAGCTCGCAAAGAAGAAAGGGATGTGTTGATACTTGTCAAAGTTGTGCTCAGATTTAGTAATTGAGTTATAATGTTTGAATGCTGCAcagcagtggttcccagcctGTGGGGGTCCCGGGATAAAACTAAAtgagtcaaaacatttttaaagaaatgataaAGACATTTACGGGCCGTGTTTCTGCTGTACAcaattctgttttctgtttttggagCATTGTCATTGGATACTTTCACGTCTTCAGACCTGTAAATTAAACtgtctgagaaggaaaaaacactttcacGTTGAACTGTTCACCACTCATGTCCGCATAGAGAGCCAAAGTGAAACAGGATCTTCTGGGTTCTGTTCCAGAAGTAAGAGAACCtcattcaaaatcacatttgTAACTGTGgtagaaattaaaaataaaggtgTGGAACAGGGCCTTTATCAACAGCATGTCATGTGGTTTGCTTCATGTGTGTAGGTAAGTATGGTAGCATTTTGGAAAAACAATCTAGCATCGTTGTTTATTCAATATTTATGATTTTAGCTTCTTTTCCCATAAGCCCTAGATGTCCGCAAGCTAAATGTCATGTCTCGGCAGTGGAGGCGAGTCCATGAGTGAGTCGAGAGGTTACAGCTAGCTCAGGCATGTCTGTAATAATAacaggacagagaagagagaatgCTGTCGAAGTTGTTAGGACTTCAGAGATTTCAAAAAAGTTGGAAAAACTGACCAGAAGAGAGAGTTGGTGAGTTCTAATagtgcagtttttttctgtgctcatAAACTAATCATTGTTTAACTTCGTTAAAATCATGAAGGTTTTGGTTTCTTATAACAAGTGTTGTAATGGCTGATGGCGATTTGTCTTTAGAATATGGAAAGTAAACATCAGGAACATGCTTCATTCTCAAAAGACCGATCAAAAAAATGCTTAACGAGATGAGTCTGTGCTACAGGAGCTTAAGGAACAGAATCTGGGCCGTACGTGACATCAAGACTTCGACTGCGTGAAGGCCCTAACCTGTGACAAGGGGTCAGAAGTAGACACTGACATTTTAGGGGATTGCAAGCCAAAAaaaggttggaaaccactgCTGTGTCATTTTTCTCCTATGCGATTGGTGGTTTAGTCTACAAGTTATACGCTCGGAGCTGACAGATCTGAAGTATGAGAACAGTTTCACCTCTTTGTTCTTAAGATGCTTACAAAGATAAGAGGAGAGATCGAAAACTCAGCCACATTGTTAAGCGTTATCTAACTTGAGACACTCCATAATTACAGAAGTGCATTGTAAAGATGTAGTCAGATGTTCAGATCTGGCAAGATTTATTATGATCGAGTATCCATGCAGAAGATCCACTTATAAAACTAGTTACTAAGTGATTGCTCCTTTGTGGTGTTCAAGCCTGCtgtgaaacacactgacagaacaTCAGGGTAaatgtgtggggtttttttttttttttttttttttttttttacactgacactgagaaGAGACATGAAGAGAAATCTTTCATTCCTTTGCTCGAGTATTCAAAATGTACTTGGATAGCAATAAAAAGAATATATTGTCTAAAATATCTAAGAACTTTTGAGGAAAGTCGAGCCCTTTCATAAATCTGGGGAGTAGTGTTTAAATACATAAGTATGTTCAAATATGTAATGTTTTCAGTTCTCTCAGAAGAAGGGAGCCTACAGTGTGACCTCAGGGAGAAAATCCAGAataaaggattttatttttaatattttgcagCAAAAATGTGTCCATACCCTTAATAATTTACTAAAGGGGGTTGtacttgtgcatgtgtgagcatcATGTACGTGTTACAGTCAGGTGATGTAATATCGATGCAATAAGTACAACTAAAAACAATACCCAGGCCTGGAGCACTGCGATATgtattattaattaaaattaaaatgcaaacgGTGAATGAATGTTTCAGAACATCTTTACAGTCTGTTCTACAGAAAgtgtgattttgttgttgtttttttatcctCAGCAAAACAATGAGATTATTTAACACAACTTTGTCATGATCACAGTAAATTTAAGGCTGGTTAAATATTTGTACAGCTCAAACTGGGAGTTTTATAATGGTCATTAGGAAGCTGAAAGGAAACTGTTAaagcagttgtgtgtttttgtgtgccttGAGGTGAAGCACTGTGGGTAAGATTAACACTCGTCATCAGCCTGCAGCATGCTGTAGGTCTTTATGGATGCAGCAGAGCTGCCCCAGACTGAAGTTCATGTTTATGTATGTTAATATCACAAATGGTGATTTGTGCCTGAAGCTTGAgccatttttatttgtcattcaCTGGCACAATGGAGTCAAAGGACACAATCAGTTTGACTTGCAGGACTGCCACCGCATTGTTTCTCATATCAGAGTGGGTCTGAGCTACACATTGTATACACTGGAGATATGTCAGACTGGAGTCTAATATTTAAATAGCACGCGGtttcttttatctgtttattttttttgctttactgcatttttcaacccacAAATCAGCTAACTTGTTAATTAAATCTATAAATCTAGTAGCACCTGCTTCAGACACAGCTGGTCTTGTACATTTAAGTTTATTTATGATAAAAAATCTTACTGTTCATTTACTCAATGGTtaatttgtcttctttttctcagATATTGAAATCATCCAGTCAccacaaaatatgtttttaggCTACTTACTCTTGGACCTGTGGTACCTGGAGAAGTTCAGAGGGTTTTATTCTGAGAAACCCATCTgttcattaacatttttgtcctttttaaatAACTAATGATAGGCGTTAGTGTTCACATCTGAACATTTATAGTGTAGCACTCACTCAAATTTCTTGGCTGTGGAGAGCACGTATGATTTCTGCCTGACTGGAGTGGACATGGTCTCCACGGCATGATCCGTCCTGCAAGACAGAAGAAGTTGTAGTGaatgtgtgtctcttttgttCCACCATTTCTTtctcaaaaaaagtttttaaaaattgctCTGTTTTTGATGTTGCACCTTAGCTGTTGAGTATACCGTGGTTTGTTTTGCTCTCCTTTTTCCTGTTCAGATTTGTGGATCCAGCTGCCATCGTTCTTCAGTGCAGTCCGCACCCTGGTGGTTTTAAACACTTGGTT
This genomic stretch from Toxotes jaculatrix isolate fToxJac2 chromosome 12, fToxJac2.pri, whole genome shotgun sequence harbors:
- the si:dkey-125i10.3 gene encoding zinc finger protein 185 isoform X2 translates to MSKDVDRNQVFKTTRVRTALKNDGSWIHKSEQEKGEQNKPRTDHAVETMSTPVRQKSYVLSTAKKFESTDSPQSSSLEKTQPSPSEGDSANQANIEVIPLQKDAQPEVSTVETTDNTKPQAPTEELFSGEAQPEKNVANTAAENKEESADTPVAQLNVEHGEKAVEVYADVHVEPDEQPVANTAAENKGENADTTAEQSNEEHTEAKASADAHVEDPVLETSDVAGTEQSKDPAEAELKPEEEPSIETEPTNATQLEDVQPAEGSCKKYPPEHAAEEIFEAVAVVVVESSSDTSDVIHSTPGEEAALQNSVEQVPDLLVESVFESPTQCATETTTEEGCERCPPEQSSEETVEAEVVVESSPETPAVNNATPRDEASLQGTVESALDVSESPTQSAAETAVESVESKVEPAAPTESVFNIRAEVVECEVHPVDNTVVEQSVEPAPENAADHVIELSIEDALEPVPASEGGEVQFSDRAIELIDALDVEPSTPEAPPKPVEDTQQSHGEESKPNQSDDTNTTDMFQKPREEQQSTYTLKETRNGEAVCSFCDQIIDGNVKLTLSEPLVTCHADCLKCGVCAKILGDLTTPMFLHDQVIHCRGCFAKTLEA
- the LOC121190678 gene encoding uncharacterized protein LOC121190678 isoform X1; translation: MVCVSCAFPRKKMPSRNHLDKIGRKKKKKWTEEAMERALIEVKSGRCTVRQAAKEFGVPKSSLGDRVSGRVTPGSRSGPAQLITSADEELLVEFSLYMSKHGFPLTKQQLVSFASSIYKRQHRRVAFSKLGQTWWLNFRKRQENNITIQPADSVVRGRTVCVRKEAVDQFFHLLSTVMDAHGLRDKPHQIFNCNETGFQLGRKRVILPKPASLGYKPTPGLRDHISVLACFNAAGEDIPPFIIYSKAYPGGVCYKTQGPPNALYGWSDSGCVNSDLFKKWFLKHFLVHAPKERPLLLIFDGHKSPVNLEVVEAARKEDVVLLCLPPHCSHILQPLDAGLFVLLRQRFASLIGDDCAADSHFAISKKKFSGVFKGTYQLTKEEEGVRIVKEGFQKCGIYPLNHFVINEGHLMPSHSMDPAAGPSLSVSAQGVHTVGDLTAAGPSLSVSAQGVHTVGDLTAAGPSL
- the si:dkey-125i10.3 gene encoding neurofilament heavy polypeptide isoform X1, translating into MSKDVDRNQVFKTTRVRTALKNDGSWIHKSEQEKGEQNKPRYTQQLRTDHAVETMSTPVRQKSYVLSTAKKFESTDSPQSSSLEKTQPSPSEGDSANQANIEVIPLQKDAQPEVSTVETTDNTKPQAPTEELFSGEAQPEKNVANTAAENKEESADTPVAQLNVEHGEKAVEVYADVHVEPDEQPVANTAAENKGENADTTAEQSNEEHTEAKASADAHVEDPVLETSDVAGTEQSKDPAEAELKPEEEPSIETEPTNATQLEDVQPAEGSCKKYPPEHAAEEIFEAVAVVVVESSSDTSDVIHSTPGEEAALQNSVEQVPDLLVESVFESPTQCATETTTEEGCERCPPEQSSEETVEAEVVVESSPETPAVNNATPRDEASLQGTVESALDVSESPTQSAAETAVESVESKVEPAAPTESVFNIRAEVVECEVHPVDNTVVEQSVEPAPENAADHVIELSIEDALEPVPASEGGEVQFSDRAIELIDALDVEPSTPEAPPKPVEDTQQSHGEESKPNQSDDTNTTDMFQKPREEQQSTYTLKETRNGEAVCSFCDQIIDGNVKLTLSEPLVTCHADCLKCGVCAKILGDLTTPMFLHDQVIHCRGCFAKTLEA
- the si:dkey-125i10.3 gene encoding neurofilament heavy polypeptide isoform X3, giving the protein MSKDVDRNQVFKTTRVRTALKNDGSWIHKSEQEKGEQNKPRYTQQLRTDHAVETMSTPVRQKSYVLSTAKKFESTDSPQSSSLEKTQPSPSEGPQAPTEELFSGEAQPEKNVANTAAENKEESADTPVAQLNVEHGEKAVEVYADVHVEPDEQPVANTAAENKGENADTTAEQSNEEHTEAKASADAHVEDPVLETSDVAGTEQSKDPAEAELKPEEEPSIETEPTNATQLEDVQPAEGSCKKYPPEHAAEEIFEAVAVVVVESSSDTSDVIHSTPGEEAALQNSVEQVPDLLVESVFESPTQCATETTTEEGCERCPPEQSSEETVEAEVVVESSPETPAVNNATPRDEASLQGTVESALDVSESPTQSAAETAVESVESKVEPAAPTESVFNIRAEVVECEVHPVDNTVVEQSVEPAPENAADHVIELSIEDALEPVPASEGGEVQFSDRAIELIDALDVEPSTPEAPPKPVEDTQQSHGEESKPNQSDDTNTTDMFQKPREEQQSTYTLKETRNGEAVCSFCDQIIDGNVKLTLSEPLVTCHADCLKCGVCAKILGDLTTPMFLHDQVIHCRGCFAKTLEA
- the LOC121190678 gene encoding uncharacterized protein LOC121190678 isoform X2 — encoded protein: MPSRNHLDKIGRKKKKKWTEEAMERALIEVKSGRCTVRQAAKEFGVPKSSLGDRVSGRVTPGSRSGPAQLITSADEELLVEFSLYMSKHGFPLTKQQLVSFASSIYKRQHRRVAFSKLGQTWWLNFRKRQENNITIQPADSVVRGRTVCVRKEAVDQFFHLLSTVMDAHGLRDKPHQIFNCNETGFQLGRKRVILPKPASLGYKPTPGLRDHISVLACFNAAGEDIPPFIIYSKAYPGGVCYKTQGPPNALYGWSDSGCVNSDLFKKWFLKHFLVHAPKERPLLLIFDGHKSPVNLEVVEAARKEDVVLLCLPPHCSHILQPLDAGLFVLLRQRFASLIGDDCAADSHFAISKKKFSGVFKGTYQLTKEEEGVRIVKEGFQKCGIYPLNHFVINEGHLMPSHSMDPAAGPSLSVSAQGVHTVGDLTAAGPSLSVSAQGVHTVGDLTAAGPSL